In Nematostella vectensis chromosome 2, jaNemVect1.1, whole genome shotgun sequence, one genomic interval encodes:
- the LOC116620839 gene encoding eIF-2-alpha kinase GCN2-like isoform X2, which produces MDDKESLTERRNNELEALQAIYMDDFKDIRDKPEDQPKVVLKLTPLQSMWAKEVHSRVELVIEYTPRYPDQCPKLSLQKAVGLSKENLNDLQRELECLAAELVGEVMAHHLAHHVQGFLHAHNKPRLSFYDEMMTNKKNEEARLQAELENKKQKLMEANKLKTEEEKRQIEEELTRREEALKESRKRRSILQEKADKEDAIAQSIKARDSETSPALEIPRRSAGSVSLVQQPPQMSPKRVDASRRRRHSSESTAEVYHGIRSVVFTKCTQGEHIVHCGKCIGQGSSGCLVFTGMDTTSGDLVVMREWKFAGSSGTTARKTLQWADSVDQAAITKVMNQMSSVEQEIQSLAAKLSHPSIAHYLACQVNNQQSGVILQVVMEYVGGGDLRMQLRNGGLPIDRIREYTCQLLEALWYLHGKSVVHKCLKLSSCRLDSCGNIRLADYSVISRLRDLYNEYGADKLLLSQTQTKCTPRYGKKADIFDLGLVVLSLARGEEVNPADAVIPEGIHEDLKDFLERCFCADEKERLSAYQLLQHPFIYPLSCPEHPNGNSDSICVSGQGGQSSNEPDSMFPTAPIPEFTFFSGVPGKSRIKSEFEQLEFLGKGGFGNVIKVRNKLDGGLYAIKRIPWNPKSTALNRKITREVQLISRLNHENVVRYYNSWIEMADEEDVSSNSDESATGPSNSAPRVVVRPGTEESLLEMNRFEAPSIAPEREGEDSWCSDGEKQDVSESDESQDEEVIPLPKYKGSPKGSFFSSKSGGSSEGIVFASSTFDESMLQFGDLLDTESEESEDVPECGASESSTESNALQYLYIQMEYCEKSTLRDVIDMGLHTNTDRVWRLLREIVEGLAHIHSQGIIHRDLKPVNIFLDAGGHIKLGDFGLATTHDKTRGGLTAEIHTPSEAQGSPLKEGSTTAEGMTGKVGTTLYVAPELAKGTGRLKYSEKVDVYSLGIIFFEMTYRPLATGMERVKTIGNLRTEKIIFPDDFDKKALSKQTMIITWLLTHDPAERPTSQELLESHFIPPKIEDHQLDEVLKHTLASSNSTRYRRLMTAMFSQSVDPVFDVTYDIEICKSPVDARTILTQQLVHDTLKAVFTRHGALRMRTPLLTPRTKALDPHESAVAVVDHSGGILALPYDLRIPFARFIARSRITHLKRFDIGCVYRDKRILGAHPKELYECAFDIISPTPEGNVPDAEVISAVAEIIREFPCLDRRSYYIRINHAGLLRAVLSSYGVPEERHPELFAVLQEPQSERLRNEQINRLLEGLQITDHNISALYGFLYFEGPVQKVREHIIGVLKRPSTSSAAARQTLQELQAVANHMETFGVKLPIVVHTSLVYCIQHFSGVIFQVVAADKRKSKRGGVDILAAGGRYDKLIATFHHGNEPVQLPGGVGASIAVEKIVTQVSADDEMVLPSACDVLIWGHVMQERMRVVRELWNAGIAATLLYDSRGLHALEDVQEYCRDTGIPHLVFLKEQDPGVAKVVSIEKDKLTKTSVSTSELVDHLQTKISSRVDSGDGTLVTSSGRSSTVPSTSTESNTIPNIHVSFKTQERLQWNVKKRYESQILARLRPTLQQMKQHIGSKIGVKVIGVDLPGSVLMSMSSLLELEETEFGKSVSAVIEKHPRYSKPVRRVCDDIWEMKTANKLPFLFVYSVKDEVYRIFF; this is translated from the exons cctgaagaccAACCCAAGGTGGTGTTGAAGCTTACTCCGCTTCAGAGTATGTGGGCAAAAGAAGTCCACTCCCGCGTGGAGCTAGTGATTGAGTACACCCCTCGATACCCTGACCA GTGTCCAAAGCTGTCATTACAAAAGGCTGTTGGCCTCTCCAAGGAAAACCTAAATGATCTCCAGAGAGAGCTGGAATGTCTAGCTGCTGAGCTTGTGGGAGAG GTGATGGCACACCATCTTGCCCATCATGTTCAGGGGTTCCTACACGCCCATAACAAGCCACGCCTTTCATTTTATGATGAAATGATGACTAATAAGAAAAACGAAGAGGCACGACTTCAAGCAGAACTTGAGAACAAGAAGCAAAAGTTGATGGAAGCTAACAAGTTAAAGACAGAAGAGGAG AAAAGACAAATAGAAGAGGAACTCACTAGACGAGAGGAAGCCCTCAAGGAAAGCAGAAAACGAAGAAGCATTTTG CAGGAGAAAGCTGATAAAGAGGATGCTATTGCTCAGAGCATAAAGGCGAGAGACAGTGAAACCTCACCTGCTTTGGAAATACCTCGTCGATCAGCTGGCTCAGTCAGCCTTGTCCAGCAGCCACCACAGATGTCCCCTAAGAGGGTTGATGCCTCTAGACGAAGACGGCACAGCTCTGAGAGTACAGCTGAGGTTTACCATGGCATCAGATCTGTTGTGTTTACAAAGTGCACACAAGGAGAACATATTGTACATTGTGGAAAGTGTATAG GTCAAGGATCCAGTGGCTGCCTGGTATTCACTGGCATGGATACCACAAGTGGCGACCTGGTGGTCATGCGCGAGTGGAAGTTTGCTGGCTCAAGTGGGACTACCGCTAGAAAAACACTCCAGTGGGCCGACAGTGTGGATCAAGCGGCCATAACCAAGGTCATGAATCAG ATGTCAAGTGTTGAGCAAGAGATTCAATCACTGGCGGCAAAACTAAGCCATCCCAGTATAGCGCACTACCTTGCATGCCAGGTCAACAATCAACAATCTGGGGTTATTTTACAG GTTGTAATGGAGTATGTTGGAGGAGGGGATCTAAGGATGCAGCTACGCAATGGTGGACTCCCCATAGATAGAATCCGCGAGTACACATGCCAGCTGCTAGAAGCCCTGTGGTACCTGCATGGCAAGTCAGTGGTCCATAAATGTTTAAAG CTGTCAAGCTGCCGCTTGGATTCCTGTGGTAACATCAGACTTGCTGACTACAGCGTTATCTCAAG GTTGAGAGATTTATATAATGAGTATGGAGCAGACAAACTCCTCCTCTCTCAGACTCAGACAAAATGCACGCCTCGCTATGGCAAGAAAGCAGATATTTTTGACTTG GGTCTTGTGGTCCTGTCATTGGCAAGAGGCGAAGAGGTGAATCCAGCTGATGCAGTCATACCAGAAGGAATACACGAAGACCTTAAGGACTTTCTGGAAAG GTGTTTCTGTGCAGACGAAAAGGAGCGGTTATCGGCTTACCAGCTTCTTCAGCACCCGTTCATCTACCCCCTCTCCTGTCCTGAACACCCAAATGGAAACTCGGACAGCATCTGCGTGTCCGGACAAGGTGGCCAGTCAAGTAATGAGCCGGACAGTATGTTCCCGACAGCTCCGATACCCGAGTTCACGTTTTTCTCCGGTGTTCCTGGCAAGTCCAGGATCAAGAGCGAGTTTGAGCAATTGGAATTCTTAGGCAAGGGAGGCTTCGGGAACGTTATCAAG GTTCGCAATAAGTTGGATGGTGGTCTGTACGCGATCAAGCGCATCCCGTGGAACCCCAAGAGCACTGCCTTGAACCGCAAGATCACACGGGAGGTGCAGCTTATCTCCCGGCTC AACCATGAGAACGTAGTCAG GTACTACAATTCCTGGATCGAGATGGCCGATGAGGAGGACGTCTCGTCCAACAGTGACGAGAGTGCGACTGGCCCCAGTAACAGCGCACCCAGAGTGGTTGTGAGACCGGGAACAGAGGAGAGCTTGCTGGAGATGAATCGTTTTGAAGCGCCGAGTATCGCACCtgagagagagggagaggacTCTTGGTGCAGCGATGGCGAGAAGCAGGACGTGTCCGAGTCCGACGAGTCACAAG ACGAAGAGGTCATCCCCCTGCCAAAGTATAAAGGTTCCCCCAAAGGATCGTTTTTCAGTAGTAAATCCGGGGGGTCTTCCGAAGGCATCGTCTTTGCATCAAGTACGTTTGATGAGTCCATGCTACAGTTCGGAGACCTTCTCGACACTGAG TCTGAGGAGTCTGAGGACGTGCCTGAATGTGGGGCTAGCGAGTCCAGCACCGAATCCAACGCCCTCCAGTACCTCTACATCCAGATGGAGTACTGCGAGAAGAGTACCCTACGAGACGTCATTGACATGGGGCTACATACAAACACAGATCGCGTGTGGAGGCTTTTGCGAGAGATAGTCGAGGGCCTGGCACACATTCACTCTCAG GGAATCATCCATCGCGACCTCAAACCTGTCAACATCTTTCTTGACGCCGGCGGACACATCAAACTCGGCGACTTTGGCCTTGCCACCACGCACGACAAAACACGTGGCGGTCTCACCGCAGAGATCCACACACCGTCTGAAGCCCAAGGATCACCGCTTAAGGAGGGCTCCACCACCGCGGAGGGGATGACAGGGAAAGTGGGCACTACTTTGTACGTAGCTCCCGAGCTCGCAAAGGGTACCGGTCGGCTTAAGTACAGTGAGAAAGTCGACGTCTACAGCTTAGGGATTATCTTCTTTGAGATGACTTATCGTCCTTTAGCTACGGGCATGGAGCGAGTCAAAACCATTGGGAACTTGAGGACG GAGAAGATCATCTTCCCGGATGATTTCGATAAGAAGGCGCTGTCTAAACAGACCATGATCATCACATGGCTACTGACGCACGATCCGGCCGAGCGACCGACCTCGCAAGAGCTGCTCGAAAGTCACTTCATCCCTCCAAAGATCGAGGACCACCAGCTAGACGAAGTGCTCAAGCATACGTTAGCCTCGTCAAACTCCACGCGATACAGACGGCTGATGACTGCCATGTTCTCGCAAAGTGTGGACCCAGTCTTCGACGTTACTTACGATATAGAGATCTGTAAATCGCCTGTGGACGCGCGCACCATCCTCACACAACAGCTAGTTCATGACACGCTGAAAGCGGTGTTCACGCGGCACGGAGCTCTACGCATGAGAACGCCTCTTCTCACACCGCGCACGAAGGCTCTTGATCCGCACGAGTCTGCCGTGGCTGTGGTGGATCACAGCGGAGGGATTCTCGCACTACCATACGATCTCAGGATCCCATTTGCGAGATTCATCGCGCGCTCACGTATAACCCACTTAAAGCGCTTTGACATTGGTTGTGTGTACAGGGATAAGCGTATTCTCGGGGCGCACCCGAAGGAACTCTACGAGTGTGCGTTTGATATTATTTCACCGACTCCTGAAGGGAACGTCCCAGATGCGGAGGTGATCTCTGCCGTTGCGGAGATCATTCGAGAATTCCCGTGCCTTGACCGCCGCAGTTATTACATTCGAATAAACCACGCGGGTCTCCTCAGAGCGGTCCTGTCTTCCTATGGCGTCCCCGAGGAGCGTCACCCCGAACTCTTCGCCGTCCTGCAGGAACCTCAGAGTGAGCGATTAAGAAACGAACAGATCAACCGCCTCTTAGAAGGACTACAAATAACCGATCATAATATATCTGCACTCTACGGTTTCCTGTACTTCGAGGGCCCTGTACAAAAAGTTCGAGAACATATCATCGGGGTTCTAAAACGGCCAAGTACGTCCAGCGCGGCAGCACGTCAGACTTTACAAGAACTCCAGGCTGTGGCTAACCACATGGAAACGTTTGGGGTCAAGTTACCCATCGTGGTGCACACAAGTTTGGTCTACTGCATCCAGCACTTCTCTGGGGTGATCTTCCAGGTAGTGGCGGCGGACAAGCGGAAGTCGAAGCGCGGCGGTGTAGACATACTCGCCGCTGGGGGGCGATACGATAAGCTGATTGCCACCTTCCACCACGGGAACGAGCCCGTTCAGCTCCCGGGCGGCGTCGGGGCCAGCATCGCGGTGGAGAAGATCGTGACTCAAGTCTCCGCAGATGATGAGATGGTGCTGCCAAGCGCTTGCGATGTACTCATCTGGGGTCACGTAATGCAGGAGCGCATGCGCGTTGTACGTGAGCTCTGGAATGCCGGGATAGCTGCCACGCTGTTATATGATTCCCGAGGGCTTCACGCGCTCGAAGATGTGCAAGAGTACTGTCgagacacaggtatcccacacCTCGTTTTTTTAAAGGAACAAGATCCTGGTGTTGCAAAG GTGGTGTCCATAGAGAAAGACAAACTGACAAAGACTTCAGTCAGCACTTCAGAGCTTGTAGACCACCTCCAAACAAAGATCAGCAGCCGCGTTGACTCGGGTGATGGTACTCTGGTCACTAGCTCAGGACGGTCCAGCACTGTCCCTAGCACTTCTACTGAATCCAACACAATACCCAACATCCATGTGTCCTTCAAGACCCAAGAAAGGTTGCAATGGAACGTGAAGAAGCGCTATGAGAGCCAGATCCTGGCAAGATTAAGGCCCACTCTACAACAAATGAAGCAACACATTGGCTCCAAGATTGGGGTCAAAGTCATTGGG
- the LOC116620839 gene encoding eIF-2-alpha kinase GCN2-like isoform X3, with the protein MDDKESLTERRNNELEALQAIYMDDFKDIRDKPEDQPKVVLKLTPLQSMWAKEVHSRVELVIEYTPRYPDQCPKLSLQKAVGLSKENLNDLQRELECLAAELVGEVMAHHLAHHVQGFLHAHNKPRLSFYDEMMTNKKNEEARLQAELENKKQKLMEANKLKTEEEKRQIEEELTRREEALKESRKRRSILEKADKEDAIAQSIKARDSETSPALEIPRRSAGSVSLVQQPPQMSPKRVDASRRRRHSSESTAEVYHGIRSVVFTKCTQGEHIVHCGKCIGQGSSGCLVFTGMDTTSGDLVVMREWKFAGSSGTTARKTLQWADSVDQAAITKVMNQMSSVEQEIQSLAAKLSHPSIAHYLACQVNNQQSGVILQVVMEYVGGGDLRMQLRNGGLPIDRIREYTCQLLEALWYLHGKSVVHKCLKLSSCRLDSCGNIRLADYSVISRLRDLYNEYGADKLLLSQTQTKCTPRYGKKADIFDLGLVVLSLARGEEVNPADAVIPEGIHEDLKDFLERCFCADEKERLSAYQLLQHPFIYPLSCPEHPNGNSDSICVSGQGGQSSNEPDSMFPTAPIPEFTFFSGVPGKSRIKSEFEQLEFLGKGGFGNVIKVRNKLDGGLYAIKRIPWNPKSTALNRKITREVQLISRLNHENVVRYYNSWIEMADEEDVSSNSDESATGPSNSAPRVVVRPGTEESLLEMNRFEAPSIAPEREGEDSWCSDGEKQDVSESDESQDEEVIPLPKYKGSPKGSFFSSKSGGSSEGIVFASSTFDESMLQFGDLLDTESEESEDVPECGASESSTESNALQYLYIQMEYCEKSTLRDVIDMGLHTNTDRVWRLLREIVEGLAHIHSQGIIHRDLKPVNIFLDAGGHIKLGDFGLATTHDKTRGGLTAEIHTPSEAQGSPLKEGSTTAEGMTGKVGTTLYVAPELAKGTGRLKYSEKVDVYSLGIIFFEMTYRPLATGMERVKTIGNLRTEKIIFPDDFDKKALSKQTMIITWLLTHDPAERPTSQELLESHFIPPKIEDHQLDEVLKHTLASSNSTRYRRLMTAMFSQSVDPVFDVTYDIEICKSPVDARTILTQQLVHDTLKAVFTRHGALRMRTPLLTPRTKALDPHESAVAVVDHSGGILALPYDLRIPFARFIARSRITHLKRFDIGCVYRDKRILGAHPKELYECAFDIISPTPEGNVPDAEVISAVAEIIREFPCLDRRSYYIRINHAGLLRAVLSSYGVPEERHPELFAVLQEPQSERLRNEQINRLLEGLQITDHNISALYGFLYFEGPVQKVREHIIGVLKRPSTSSAAARQTLQELQAVANHMETFGVKLPIVVHTSLVYCIQHFSGVIFQVVAADKRKSKRGGVDILAAGGRYDKLIATFHHGNEPVQLPGGVGASIAVEKIVTQVSADDEMVLPSACDVLIWGHVMQERMRVVRELWNAGIAATLLYDSRGLHALEDVQEYCRDTGIPHLVFLKEQDPGVAKVVSIEKDKLTKTSVSTSELVDHLQTKISSRVDSGDGTLVTSSGRSSTVPSTSTESNTIPNIHVSFKTQERLQWNVKKRYESQILARLRPTLQQMKQHIGSKIGVKVIGVDLPGSVLMSMSSLLELEETEFGKSVSAVIEKHPRYSKPVRRVCDDIWEMKTANKLPFLFVYSVKDEVYRIFF; encoded by the exons cctgaagaccAACCCAAGGTGGTGTTGAAGCTTACTCCGCTTCAGAGTATGTGGGCAAAAGAAGTCCACTCCCGCGTGGAGCTAGTGATTGAGTACACCCCTCGATACCCTGACCA GTGTCCAAAGCTGTCATTACAAAAGGCTGTTGGCCTCTCCAAGGAAAACCTAAATGATCTCCAGAGAGAGCTGGAATGTCTAGCTGCTGAGCTTGTGGGAGAG GTGATGGCACACCATCTTGCCCATCATGTTCAGGGGTTCCTACACGCCCATAACAAGCCACGCCTTTCATTTTATGATGAAATGATGACTAATAAGAAAAACGAAGAGGCACGACTTCAAGCAGAACTTGAGAACAAGAAGCAAAAGTTGATGGAAGCTAACAAGTTAAAGACAGAAGAGGAG AAAAGACAAATAGAAGAGGAACTCACTAGACGAGAGGAAGCCCTCAAGGAAAGCAGAAAACGAAGAAGCATTTTG GAGAAAGCTGATAAAGAGGATGCTATTGCTCAGAGCATAAAGGCGAGAGACAGTGAAACCTCACCTGCTTTGGAAATACCTCGTCGATCAGCTGGCTCAGTCAGCCTTGTCCAGCAGCCACCACAGATGTCCCCTAAGAGGGTTGATGCCTCTAGACGAAGACGGCACAGCTCTGAGAGTACAGCTGAGGTTTACCATGGCATCAGATCTGTTGTGTTTACAAAGTGCACACAAGGAGAACATATTGTACATTGTGGAAAGTGTATAG GTCAAGGATCCAGTGGCTGCCTGGTATTCACTGGCATGGATACCACAAGTGGCGACCTGGTGGTCATGCGCGAGTGGAAGTTTGCTGGCTCAAGTGGGACTACCGCTAGAAAAACACTCCAGTGGGCCGACAGTGTGGATCAAGCGGCCATAACCAAGGTCATGAATCAG ATGTCAAGTGTTGAGCAAGAGATTCAATCACTGGCGGCAAAACTAAGCCATCCCAGTATAGCGCACTACCTTGCATGCCAGGTCAACAATCAACAATCTGGGGTTATTTTACAG GTTGTAATGGAGTATGTTGGAGGAGGGGATCTAAGGATGCAGCTACGCAATGGTGGACTCCCCATAGATAGAATCCGCGAGTACACATGCCAGCTGCTAGAAGCCCTGTGGTACCTGCATGGCAAGTCAGTGGTCCATAAATGTTTAAAG CTGTCAAGCTGCCGCTTGGATTCCTGTGGTAACATCAGACTTGCTGACTACAGCGTTATCTCAAG GTTGAGAGATTTATATAATGAGTATGGAGCAGACAAACTCCTCCTCTCTCAGACTCAGACAAAATGCACGCCTCGCTATGGCAAGAAAGCAGATATTTTTGACTTG GGTCTTGTGGTCCTGTCATTGGCAAGAGGCGAAGAGGTGAATCCAGCTGATGCAGTCATACCAGAAGGAATACACGAAGACCTTAAGGACTTTCTGGAAAG GTGTTTCTGTGCAGACGAAAAGGAGCGGTTATCGGCTTACCAGCTTCTTCAGCACCCGTTCATCTACCCCCTCTCCTGTCCTGAACACCCAAATGGAAACTCGGACAGCATCTGCGTGTCCGGACAAGGTGGCCAGTCAAGTAATGAGCCGGACAGTATGTTCCCGACAGCTCCGATACCCGAGTTCACGTTTTTCTCCGGTGTTCCTGGCAAGTCCAGGATCAAGAGCGAGTTTGAGCAATTGGAATTCTTAGGCAAGGGAGGCTTCGGGAACGTTATCAAG GTTCGCAATAAGTTGGATGGTGGTCTGTACGCGATCAAGCGCATCCCGTGGAACCCCAAGAGCACTGCCTTGAACCGCAAGATCACACGGGAGGTGCAGCTTATCTCCCGGCTCAACCATGAGAACGTAGTCAG GTACTACAATTCCTGGATCGAGATGGCCGATGAGGAGGACGTCTCGTCCAACAGTGACGAGAGTGCGACTGGCCCCAGTAACAGCGCACCCAGAGTGGTTGTGAGACCGGGAACAGAGGAGAGCTTGCTGGAGATGAATCGTTTTGAAGCGCCGAGTATCGCACCtgagagagagggagaggacTCTTGGTGCAGCGATGGCGAGAAGCAGGACGTGTCCGAGTCCGACGAGTCACAAG ACGAAGAGGTCATCCCCCTGCCAAAGTATAAAGGTTCCCCCAAAGGATCGTTTTTCAGTAGTAAATCCGGGGGGTCTTCCGAAGGCATCGTCTTTGCATCAAGTACGTTTGATGAGTCCATGCTACAGTTCGGAGACCTTCTCGACACTGAG TCTGAGGAGTCTGAGGACGTGCCTGAATGTGGGGCTAGCGAGTCCAGCACCGAATCCAACGCCCTCCAGTACCTCTACATCCAGATGGAGTACTGCGAGAAGAGTACCCTACGAGACGTCATTGACATGGGGCTACATACAAACACAGATCGCGTGTGGAGGCTTTTGCGAGAGATAGTCGAGGGCCTGGCACACATTCACTCTCAG GGAATCATCCATCGCGACCTCAAACCTGTCAACATCTTTCTTGACGCCGGCGGACACATCAAACTCGGCGACTTTGGCCTTGCCACCACGCACGACAAAACACGTGGCGGTCTCACCGCAGAGATCCACACACCGTCTGAAGCCCAAGGATCACCGCTTAAGGAGGGCTCCACCACCGCGGAGGGGATGACAGGGAAAGTGGGCACTACTTTGTACGTAGCTCCCGAGCTCGCAAAGGGTACCGGTCGGCTTAAGTACAGTGAGAAAGTCGACGTCTACAGCTTAGGGATTATCTTCTTTGAGATGACTTATCGTCCTTTAGCTACGGGCATGGAGCGAGTCAAAACCATTGGGAACTTGAGGACG GAGAAGATCATCTTCCCGGATGATTTCGATAAGAAGGCGCTGTCTAAACAGACCATGATCATCACATGGCTACTGACGCACGATCCGGCCGAGCGACCGACCTCGCAAGAGCTGCTCGAAAGTCACTTCATCCCTCCAAAGATCGAGGACCACCAGCTAGACGAAGTGCTCAAGCATACGTTAGCCTCGTCAAACTCCACGCGATACAGACGGCTGATGACTGCCATGTTCTCGCAAAGTGTGGACCCAGTCTTCGACGTTACTTACGATATAGAGATCTGTAAATCGCCTGTGGACGCGCGCACCATCCTCACACAACAGCTAGTTCATGACACGCTGAAAGCGGTGTTCACGCGGCACGGAGCTCTACGCATGAGAACGCCTCTTCTCACACCGCGCACGAAGGCTCTTGATCCGCACGAGTCTGCCGTGGCTGTGGTGGATCACAGCGGAGGGATTCTCGCACTACCATACGATCTCAGGATCCCATTTGCGAGATTCATCGCGCGCTCACGTATAACCCACTTAAAGCGCTTTGACATTGGTTGTGTGTACAGGGATAAGCGTATTCTCGGGGCGCACCCGAAGGAACTCTACGAGTGTGCGTTTGATATTATTTCACCGACTCCTGAAGGGAACGTCCCAGATGCGGAGGTGATCTCTGCCGTTGCGGAGATCATTCGAGAATTCCCGTGCCTTGACCGCCGCAGTTATTACATTCGAATAAACCACGCGGGTCTCCTCAGAGCGGTCCTGTCTTCCTATGGCGTCCCCGAGGAGCGTCACCCCGAACTCTTCGCCGTCCTGCAGGAACCTCAGAGTGAGCGATTAAGAAACGAACAGATCAACCGCCTCTTAGAAGGACTACAAATAACCGATCATAATATATCTGCACTCTACGGTTTCCTGTACTTCGAGGGCCCTGTACAAAAAGTTCGAGAACATATCATCGGGGTTCTAAAACGGCCAAGTACGTCCAGCGCGGCAGCACGTCAGACTTTACAAGAACTCCAGGCTGTGGCTAACCACATGGAAACGTTTGGGGTCAAGTTACCCATCGTGGTGCACACAAGTTTGGTCTACTGCATCCAGCACTTCTCTGGGGTGATCTTCCAGGTAGTGGCGGCGGACAAGCGGAAGTCGAAGCGCGGCGGTGTAGACATACTCGCCGCTGGGGGGCGATACGATAAGCTGATTGCCACCTTCCACCACGGGAACGAGCCCGTTCAGCTCCCGGGCGGCGTCGGGGCCAGCATCGCGGTGGAGAAGATCGTGACTCAAGTCTCCGCAGATGATGAGATGGTGCTGCCAAGCGCTTGCGATGTACTCATCTGGGGTCACGTAATGCAGGAGCGCATGCGCGTTGTACGTGAGCTCTGGAATGCCGGGATAGCTGCCACGCTGTTATATGATTCCCGAGGGCTTCACGCGCTCGAAGATGTGCAAGAGTACTGTCgagacacaggtatcccacacCTCGTTTTTTTAAAGGAACAAGATCCTGGTGTTGCAAAG GTGGTGTCCATAGAGAAAGACAAACTGACAAAGACTTCAGTCAGCACTTCAGAGCTTGTAGACCACCTCCAAACAAAGATCAGCAGCCGCGTTGACTCGGGTGATGGTACTCTGGTCACTAGCTCAGGACGGTCCAGCACTGTCCCTAGCACTTCTACTGAATCCAACACAATACCCAACATCCATGTGTCCTTCAAGACCCAAGAAAGGTTGCAATGGAACGTGAAGAAGCGCTATGAGAGCCAGATCCTGGCAAGATTAAGGCCCACTCTACAACAAATGAAGCAACACATTGGCTCCAAGATTGGGGTCAAAGTCATTGGG